GGCGCGATCGACGCCAGCGCAGAAGCCGCGCGGCTGCGCGAGTAGGATTTCCGACTCGGCGGCCGCGAGAGAGGTATCCGTGAGGCTCATGTCTACAGAATTCCGATGATGTGCACTTCGAACGTCAGCGCCTGGCCCGCCAGCGGGTGATTGAAATCGAACAACGCCGACGTTTCGCCGATCTCCTTGAGCACGCCCGCGTAGCGGCCGCCACTCGGCGCGTTGAACTCGATCAGGTCGCCCGGGGCGAAATCCTCGCCCACCGTGCCATTTTCGCGCAACGTAGCAAGCGACACGCGCTGGATGAGCTCCGGGTTGCGCGGACCGAACCCTTTCCCCTCCTCTAGCCGGAAGGTCGAATGGTCACCCGCCTTCATACCCATGAGAATGTCTTCCAACGGCGCGGCGAGTTGCCCGGCGCCAAGCAGCAGCGTGGCAGGCTTATCGCCGAAC
The sequence above is a segment of the Trinickia acidisoli genome. Coding sequences within it:
- a CDS encoding FKBP-type peptidyl-prolyl cis-trans isomerase, whose amino-acid sequence is MSIIDISEVKAGSHVTLHYRLSLADGADIVNTFGDKPATLLLGAGQLAAPLEDILMGMKAGDHSTFRLEEGKGFGPRNPELIQRVSLATLRENGTVGEDFAPGDLIEFNAPSGGRYAGVLKEIGETSALFDFNHPLAGQALTFEVHIIGIL